In Leptospira perdikensis, one genomic interval encodes:
- a CDS encoding ABC transporter ATP-binding protein: protein MDQVYDVEFQNVTRKFDQFIAVDDVSFGIRKGEFFSMLGPSGSGKTTCLRMVAGFQDTTSGRVLLEGVDVTGIPPYKRNVNTVFQDYALFPHMTVAENVGYGLKIKKTATKELNQRVSEMLSMVRLPDVGNRKPSELSGGQRQRIALARALINRPGVLLLDEPLGALDLKLREEMQLELKAIQKEVGITFIFVTHDQEEALSMSDRIAVFNKGKVEQIATPEELYDRPKTEFVANFVGTSNILSVEETKRLTGQNGKGMIRPERVHVFANAKEDNHSTGYRTFKAILKSQVYSGATSKMHFETPNGSRIIASTQNLKISAENIAVGSEVLVGWKDSDMHLL, encoded by the coding sequence ATGGACCAAGTTTACGATGTTGAATTTCAAAATGTCACAAGGAAATTCGACCAATTTATAGCGGTGGATGATGTCTCCTTCGGGATTAGAAAAGGTGAATTCTTTTCAATGTTAGGCCCTTCCGGGTCGGGAAAAACTACCTGCCTCCGAATGGTGGCGGGATTTCAAGATACAACTTCGGGAAGGGTTCTTTTGGAAGGTGTTGATGTCACAGGCATTCCACCTTACAAAAGAAATGTAAACACAGTCTTCCAAGACTATGCGTTATTTCCTCATATGACGGTTGCAGAAAATGTTGGGTATGGTTTAAAAATCAAAAAAACTGCAACTAAGGAATTGAACCAAAGAGTGTCAGAGATGCTTTCCATGGTTCGTCTTCCAGATGTAGGAAATCGCAAACCATCAGAACTTTCTGGGGGCCAACGCCAAAGGATTGCACTGGCACGGGCTCTTATCAATCGTCCCGGTGTACTTTTGTTAGATGAACCACTTGGTGCACTGGATCTCAAATTACGAGAAGAGATGCAATTGGAACTCAAAGCCATCCAAAAAGAAGTAGGGATTACTTTTATCTTTGTCACTCATGACCAAGAAGAAGCTCTTTCTATGTCCGATCGGATAGCCGTCTTTAATAAAGGTAAGGTGGAGCAAATTGCCACACCAGAAGAATTATACGATCGTCCCAAAACAGAATTTGTAGCAAACTTTGTTGGAACTTCAAATATCCTTTCCGTAGAAGAAACCAAACGGCTAACGGGTCAAAATGGAAAAGGAATGATTCGTCCGGAACGTGTCCATGTATTTGCTAACGCTAAAGAAGACAATCACTCGACGGGATACAGAACCTTTAAGGCTATTTTGAAAAGCCAAGTCTATTCTGGTGCTACTTCTAAAATGCATTTTGAAACTCCGAATGGTTCTCGGATCATTGCCTCAACTCAAAACCTAAAAATTTCTGCAGAAAACATTGCTGTTGGTTCGGAAGTGCTTGTGGGTTGGAAAGATTCAGATATGCATCTGCTTTGA
- a CDS encoding SDR family NAD(P)-dependent oxidoreductase, whose amino-acid sequence MSGKKVALVTGGTSGLGRSIVLEFANAGYVVGFCGRRKQEGEETLALLEKQGGTGIFVRCDVTQSEAVRNFVESIVSKYGSIDVAVNNAGISGVLKATADYPLDIFDSVMDVNLKGTFLSMQFELKQFLAQGKGGVIINVSSALGVRGKEKAGPYSMTKHGIIGLTKSAALEYGSAGIRVVALCPGGIQTEMDDVFYANVPNPEEVKKERMKSYALGRMATPEEVAKTCVWLSTDGAAFITGAVIPVDGGKTAR is encoded by the coding sequence ATGAGCGGAAAAAAAGTAGCATTAGTAACCGGCGGAACTTCTGGACTCGGTAGATCCATTGTTTTGGAATTTGCAAACGCTGGTTATGTGGTTGGGTTTTGCGGAAGACGAAAACAAGAAGGAGAAGAGACTTTAGCCCTTCTTGAAAAACAAGGTGGCACTGGAATTTTTGTTCGTTGTGATGTCACACAATCGGAAGCGGTTCGTAATTTTGTTGAATCAATTGTCAGCAAATATGGATCTATCGATGTTGCGGTTAATAATGCAGGGATTTCTGGAGTTTTGAAAGCCACCGCTGATTATCCATTAGATATTTTTGATTCTGTAATGGATGTAAATTTAAAAGGAACCTTTCTTTCTATGCAATTTGAGTTAAAACAATTTTTGGCTCAGGGGAAGGGTGGTGTGATCATCAATGTATCTTCGGCCTTGGGTGTTCGAGGAAAGGAAAAAGCCGGCCCTTATTCCATGACAAAACACGGAATCATCGGGCTCACTAAATCGGCCGCTTTGGAGTATGGATCGGCAGGAATTCGTGTGGTTGCTTTGTGCCCTGGTGGAATCCAAACTGAAATGGATGATGTATTTTATGCGAACGTTCCGAACCCTGAAGAAGTAAAAAAAGAAAGAATGAAATCCTATGCTTTGGGTAGAATGGCAACACCAGAAGAAGTTGCAAAAACTTGTGTTTGGTTGTCAACAGACGGAGCTGCTTTTATCACAGGGGCTGTGATACCAGTAGACGGTGGCAAAACAGCTAGATAA
- a CDS encoding ABC transporter permease produces the protein MTSTFDKFFTFLFYRKGLAIFLLLAPLLIWLGVVYLGSLFTLLIQSFFSIDSFSGVIKREFTLESYYDLFRQSTNWDIIIRTTTMAFTVTIVSAIIAFPIAYYMAMYAGPKLKPVLYLGVMLPLWSSYLVKVYSWKLIMAKEGILTWCLEELGLLHVLDVILAIPVIGGTSLSFSYIGMFLVFVYIWLPYMILPIQASLERIPKSLLEASSDLGGGPAQTFRKVVLPLAFPGVVAGSIFTFSLTLGDYIIPTIIGNSSYFIGMAVYTHQGTAGNIPLAAAFSVIPIVIMMVYLMIAKRLGAFDAL, from the coding sequence ATGACAAGTACCTTTGATAAGTTTTTTACTTTCCTTTTCTATCGTAAGGGCCTTGCGATATTTTTATTACTCGCGCCACTTCTCATTTGGCTCGGGGTTGTGTATTTGGGTTCTCTTTTTACACTCCTCATTCAAAGTTTTTTCTCTATTGATTCTTTTTCAGGAGTCATCAAACGAGAATTTACATTAGAATCTTATTATGATCTATTTCGTCAAAGTACAAATTGGGATATCATCATACGTACAACAACTATGGCATTTACTGTCACTATTGTGAGTGCGATCATTGCATTCCCTATTGCTTATTATATGGCGATGTATGCAGGACCTAAATTAAAACCCGTTTTATATTTGGGAGTCATGCTTCCACTTTGGTCGAGTTACCTTGTAAAGGTTTATTCCTGGAAACTCATTATGGCAAAAGAAGGGATTCTTACTTGGTGTTTGGAGGAACTTGGCCTATTACATGTATTGGATGTAATTCTAGCCATTCCCGTTATCGGTGGAACGTCTTTATCCTTTTCCTATATTGGTATGTTTTTAGTTTTTGTTTATATTTGGCTTCCTTATATGATTCTTCCGATCCAAGCTTCATTAGAACGAATTCCTAAATCACTTTTAGAAGCATCATCTGATTTAGGTGGTGGACCTGCTCAAACGTTTCGAAAAGTTGTATTACCTTTGGCATTCCCGGGTGTGGTGGCAGGTTCTATTTTTACGTTCTCATTAACGTTAGGTGATTATATCATTCCAACCATTATTGGAAATTCTAGTTACTTTATCGGAATGGCCGTTTATACTCACCAAGGAACAGCAGGTAACATTCCTTTGGCGGCAGCTTTTTCAGTTATCCCTATTGTCATCATGATGGTTTACCTAATGATTGCAAAACGATTAGGAGCTTTCGATGCCCTCTAA
- a CDS encoding universal stress protein codes for MEKLIQKLIIPIDGSPSSAKALEFGLAIAKASNAKCYIVEVIEDFGPLPGYYDAAPAGKDRVKWISEQRFEKIHPILDETTVKWERVVIEGYPAEEICKLAEKEKADLIVIGSRGHGILGRFIMGSVSDRVVHYAPCSVTIVR; via the coding sequence ATGGAAAAATTGATTCAAAAACTGATCATCCCTATCGATGGTTCTCCAAGTTCTGCCAAAGCATTGGAATTTGGTTTAGCTATCGCAAAGGCAAGTAATGCAAAATGTTACATTGTGGAAGTGATTGAGGATTTTGGTCCTTTGCCAGGGTATTATGATGCGGCTCCAGCAGGGAAAGACCGAGTGAAATGGATCTCTGAGCAGCGTTTTGAAAAAATACATCCCATTTTGGATGAGACCACCGTAAAATGGGAACGTGTGGTCATAGAAGGTTATCCAGCCGAAGAAATTTGTAAACTTGCTGAAAAAGAAAAAGCAGATTTGATTGTGATCGGAAGTAGGGGACACGGAATTCTTGGAAGATTCATCATGGGAAGTGTTTCTGATCGCGTTGTACATTACGCACCTTGTTCCGTAACAATCGTTAGGTGA
- a CDS encoding AfsA-related hotdog domain-containing protein, producing the protein MKVFEKEEFPAVLPLDKRYTRTYYQDDSFVSNIRRALPRMITSVIMEEHLFPKLSSEEIDFLLQYYAKRQDTSGSYYQLKTIPYRIRKESAERILEDAGVDETQRDFISTFYHFDSELQQYILNDKVTESDEIRILQIIKRRDYYVGNVEKSRISSIFEPVVEIPKKDTFFANLYIPPGHRFFSPPNLKHISGMQIVEAARQFGIACNHMYGKVPFEGVTFLLLYLNSEFFQYAKMNMPIKLRAKAIETKNSKSGYWNYSKLEITAYQENQEITRIEMAASILPLKVYKRLKSTQEEVYEIDPRFRILDQFKNNISVRENGRNIVSTIENISNSGFMVRCSGIHPGDLANSQQLEFFMHFDIVGFVHGTCILLWVKEDDNNEDTFFAGFRFESISELDRANVKEAINRYGRLIEEREIQ; encoded by the coding sequence ATGAAGGTTTTTGAAAAAGAAGAATTTCCAGCAGTTTTACCTCTCGATAAACGTTATACAAGAACTTACTATCAAGATGATAGTTTTGTTTCCAATATTCGAAGGGCTCTGCCTAGAATGATTACATCTGTAATCATGGAGGAACATCTCTTTCCTAAGCTAAGTAGTGAAGAAATCGATTTTTTGCTACAATACTATGCAAAAAGACAAGATACTAGTGGTAGTTATTATCAACTAAAAACAATTCCTTATCGCATTCGTAAAGAATCGGCGGAAAGAATTTTAGAAGATGCCGGAGTCGATGAAACTCAAAGAGATTTTATTAGCACCTTCTATCACTTTGATTCAGAACTACAACAATATATATTAAACGATAAAGTCACAGAATCCGATGAGATTCGTATCCTTCAGATCATCAAACGTCGAGACTACTATGTCGGCAATGTAGAGAAATCAAGGATATCATCAATCTTTGAACCAGTAGTTGAGATTCCGAAAAAGGATACTTTTTTTGCGAACCTTTATATCCCCCCCGGACATAGATTTTTTTCACCACCCAATTTAAAACATATTTCGGGAATGCAAATCGTAGAGGCAGCGAGGCAATTCGGAATTGCTTGTAATCATATGTATGGAAAGGTCCCATTTGAAGGGGTCACCTTTTTATTGTTATATTTGAATTCAGAGTTTTTCCAATACGCCAAAATGAACATGCCAATCAAATTACGAGCGAAAGCCATTGAGACCAAAAACAGTAAATCAGGTTATTGGAATTACTCGAAATTGGAAATCACTGCCTATCAGGAAAACCAAGAAATCACCAGGATTGAAATGGCTGCAAGTATTCTGCCATTAAAAGTATACAAACGCTTAAAAAGCACACAGGAAGAAGTATATGAAATCGATCCAAGATTTCGAATTCTGGATCAATTTAAGAACAACATTTCTGTTAGGGAAAATGGACGTAATATTGTTTCGACCATCGAAAATATTTCAAATTCCGGGTTTATGGTGCGCTGCTCCGGGATTCATCCCGGTGATTTGGCCAATAGCCAACAACTTGAATTTTTTATGCATTTTGATATTGTCGGTTTCGTTCATGGAACTTGTATTTTATTATGGGTCAAAGAAGACGATAATAATGAGGACACCTTCTTTGCCGGTTTTCGTTTTGAATCGATTTCCGAATTGGATCGGGCAAATGTAAAGGAAGCAATCAATCGTTACGGACGTTTGATCGAAGAAAGGGAAATCCAATGA
- a CDS encoding ABC transporter permease, translating to MPSKWNFGTIGLKVATILGFLFIHIPIFIIIMYAFSTDEKTFQFPLPGFTLKWFGVAWDRNDIWEAIILSSQVASISTVMAIILGTLACLAVYRSKFFGREVISFLVILPIALPGIVTGISLRSAMSLFGIPFSTWTIVIAHATFCIVTVYNNVLARLRRSSHSMVEASMDLGANPWQTFRFVILPNIATALLAGGMLSFALSFDEVIVTTFTAGQQSTVPIWMLTEFIRPRQRPVTNVVAVFVILVTTLPILVAYYLTKEDEGGKK from the coding sequence ATGCCCTCTAAATGGAATTTTGGAACCATCGGGTTAAAAGTTGCGACCATTCTTGGTTTTCTTTTCATTCATATCCCCATCTTTATCATCATCATGTATGCTTTCTCTACTGATGAAAAAACATTTCAATTCCCGTTACCGGGATTTACTCTAAAATGGTTTGGTGTGGCTTGGGATAGAAATGATATTTGGGAAGCAATTATTTTGTCTTCTCAAGTGGCGTCGATCTCCACGGTCATGGCAATCATTCTGGGAACTTTAGCATGCCTTGCCGTCTACAGAAGTAAATTTTTCGGAAGAGAAGTGATTTCTTTTCTTGTGATTTTACCCATTGCTCTTCCCGGAATTGTGACGGGAATTTCTCTTCGTTCTGCCATGTCTCTTTTTGGAATTCCTTTTAGTACTTGGACCATTGTCATTGCTCACGCAACTTTTTGTATTGTAACTGTGTATAACAATGTGCTTGCAAGACTTCGAAGAAGTTCGCATTCCATGGTAGAAGCCTCTATGGATTTAGGTGCCAATCCATGGCAAACATTTCGTTTTGTTATTTTACCTAATATCGCTACTGCTTTGTTAGCTGGTGGTATGTTGTCGTTTGCGTTATCATTTGATGAAGTGATTGTGACAACTTTTACTGCAGGCCAACAATCTACGGTTCCTATTTGGATGTTAACAGAATTCATTCGTCCAAGGCAAAGGCCTGTTACCAATGTGGTGGCGGTATTTGTGATTCTTGTCACAACACTGCCGATTCTTGTAGCTTATTATTTAACCAAAGAAGATGAGGGTGGGAAAAAGTAA